One genomic region from Sparus aurata chromosome 15, fSpaAur1.1, whole genome shotgun sequence encodes:
- the flrt3 gene encoding leucine-rich repeat transmembrane protein FLRT3, with protein sequence MVRQCKAFILFLIKIGLLLGLANPLVTSASCPSACRCDGTFIYCNDRGLTSIPTGLPLDATVLFLQNNRIKSSGIPTELRRLINVEKIYLYCNNLDEFPTNLPLGLKELHLQENNIRMITHSSLAQIPYIEELHLDDNSVSAVSIEEGAFRDSNHLRLLFLSRNHLSTIPSGLPMSIEELRFDDNRISSISEQSLQDLINLKRLVLDGNLLNNRGIGEMAFINLINLTELSLVRNSLTSPPANLPGTSLEKLQLQDNHINRVPPGAFAFLRQLYRLDLSGNNLSSLPQGVFEDLDNLTQLLLRNNPWQCTCRMKWVRDWLRSLPSKVNVRGFMCQGPDKVKGMAIKDLTTDMFDCTDSELIPTYETSTVSNTLRPSQPQWPLFVTKRPAVKGPDFGKNYHSTTTSSGRKIITISVKSSTADTIHISWRVSQPMTALRLSWLKLGHSPAFGSITETIVQGERREYLLTALEPDSSYRICMVPMETSNIYLSDETPVCIETETGSHKSYNPTTTLNREQEKEPYKNSSLPLAAIIGGAVALLAIIMLALVCWYVHRNGSLFSRNCTYNKGRRRKDDYAEAGTKKDNSILEIRETSFQMIPINHLPVSKEEFVIHTIFPPNGLSLYKSPHSENSINNRSYRDSGIPDSDHSHS encoded by the coding sequence ATGGTGCGTCAATGCAAGGCCTTTATCCTCTTCCTCATCAAGATCGGGCTGCTGCTGGGTCTTGCTAACCCCCTGGTGACCTCCGCCTCATGTCCCTCAGCCTGCCGCTGTGATGGGACCTTCATCTACTGTAATGACCGTGGCCTGACTTCCATCCCTACTGGTCTACCCCTGGATGCTACAGTGCTCTTTCTGCAAAACAATCGCATCAAGAGTTCTGGCATTCCTACAGAGCTACGCAGGCTCATAAATGTGGAGAAGATCTACCTTTACTGCAACAATCTGGATGAGTTCCCTACTAACCTTCCTCTCGGTCTAAAAGAGCTCCACCTTCAGGAGAACAACATTCGGATGATTACCCATTCCTCTCTAGCTCAAATTCCCTACATTGAAGAACTGCACCTGGATGATAACTCTGTATCAGCAGTCAGCATAGAGGAGGGGGCTTTCAGGGACAGTAATCACCTTAGACTGCTTTTTCTCTCCAGAAACCACCTAAGTACCATCCCTTCAGGCCTACCCATGAGCATTGAGGAGCTGCGCTTTGATGACAACCGCATCTCCTCCATCTCAGAGCAGTCTCTGCAAGATCTCATCAACCTGAAGCGACTAGTTCTGGATGGTAACCTGCTCAACAACCGAGGGATTGGGGAAATGGCTTTCATCAACCTGATCAACCTGACTGAGCTCTCGCTAGTGAGAAACTCCTTGACATCACCGCCAGCCAACTTGCCAGGCACCAGTTTGgagaagctgcagcttcaaGATAATCACATTAATCGAGTCCCACCTGGGGCTTTTGCCTTCCTTAGGCAACTGTATCGGTTGGACCTGTCTGGCAACAACCTGAGCAGCCTCCCTCAGGGTGTGTTTGAAGATCTGGACAATCTCACACAGCTCCTGCTACGCAATAACCCCTGGCAATGCACTTGCAGGATGAAATGGGTGCGCGATTGGCTGCGGTCGTTGCCGTCTAAGGTGAATGTGCGTGGCTTCATGTGCCAGGGTCCTGATAAGGTAAAAGGCATGGCAATTAAAGATCTTACTACAGACATGTTCGACTGCACAGATTCAGAACTCATCCCCACGTATGAGACAAGCACAGTCTCCAACACTTTGCGCCCCTCACAGCCCCAGTGGCCCTTATTTGTGACTAAAAGACCTGCAGTAAAAGGGCCTGACTTTGGTAAGAATTATCACAGTACTACCACCTCTTCAGGCAGAAAAATCATCACCATAAGTGTGAAGTCAAGTACTGCAGATACAATACACATATCATGGAGGGTGTCACAGCCCATGACTGCCCTACGGCTCAGCTGGCTAAAGCTGGGACACAGCCCTGCCTTTGGCTCCATCACCGAGACCATTGTGcaaggggagaggagggagtacCTGCTCACAGCTCTGGAGCCAGATTCTTCCTATAGGATATGCATGGTTCCCATGGAGACCAGCAACATTTACCTGTCAGACGAGACCCCTGTTTGCATAGAGACAGAGACTGGTTCTCACAAATCCTACAATCCGACCACAACTTTaaacagagagcaggagaaagagcCTTACAAAAATTCCAGTCTGCCTTTGGCTGCTATCATTGGAGGGGCTGTGGCTCTTTTGGCAATAATCATGTTGGCACTGGTGTGCTGGTATGTCCACAGGAATGGTTCACTTTTTTCCAGGAACTGCACCTATAACAAAGGCCGTCGGAGAAAGGATGACTATGCTGAGGCTGGTACTAAGAAGGACAACTCCATCCTAGAAATACGAGAGACTTCATTTCAAATGATTCCTATAAATCACCTGCCTGTGTCCAAGGAGGAGTTTGTGATACACACGATTTTCCCACCTAATGGCCTGAGTTTATACAAAAGCCCACATAGCGAGAACAGTATTAACAACAGAAGCTACAGAGACAGTGGAATACCAGATTCAGACCATTCCCATTCATGA